Part of the Periplaneta americana isolate PAMFEO1 chromosome 4, P.americana_PAMFEO1_priV1, whole genome shotgun sequence genome is shown below.
ATTtgatttcgaatctaatctcaattgggatacgcatattaaatatacatgtaagaaggcattctctattctccattcactaaaaaagattgtatcattatccatctaaattaaaacagacgctggtacagacactcattctacctcacttcgattattgcgacgttttgttcagtgatctccggactgattccgctcagaaactacagcgtgttcataacacgtgcgtccgcttcatttgtaatgttcgatactatgatcatatctcaccttctttcgagaagttatcatggcttaggttacatgagaggagaaatctgcactcactatctctcctatatcgaattatgcacacttcatccccctattatgtattcgctcgttttcatactctctctcgctatcataatattaatactcgatcacaacgagataacacgctagaaattccacttcacacatcatctctgtattcctcatctttcactgttgctatctctcgtcactggaactctctgccgcctgaagtcaagggctgccgaacattgaaatctttcaaatccaaattagaaaattatcttatgacgagttcccaaactaacttactattatgagaagtgttgtattgcatgtttccacgtattcacattttttttatgttcttgtgatatttaacttattttatatttttgttttcatattttccgagaatggtatatctataatgtgataacttgagctatatataatcataattttacttactgtgtgtacttaaaaatattgtattcattgtatgctttttactgcactattttattactattattattattattattattattattattatgaataattgtcttattttttatactttgtatgtctcatttattttgatttgctgttcacattttattatgctttttcctttcttcctgtatgttatatattatgtcagatttctacttacttgttgtttacattttattattattatcttactcagttttgtgtataaaattgtagtgtactttgtaaatttgtagtgtttttttgtaacgcagttttactcctggttgagtgttagagaaggccgtatggccttaactctgccacgttaaatacattattattattattattattattattattattattagtattattatttgtcaTATTCATAATTGTAGGAATGAAGAGGTGAAGGATGACATTTCTGAATATGGGccgttattataaattacttgacTTGACCTCACAGATATTTTCTGCCGAATATTTGTGCATCCTATGTCTGGCTGCCTCTCTGTTTATACTTTCCCATGTTAAGTGATAGAATCACAAAACGTCATATGCCGTATGGCATTTCTGGTATGTGGTCACAATATTGACTATTTTTTTCTACAGATTAACCGAGTCTCAAGGAAGCAGTGATATAGAAACAAACATAAATGAAGTGTTGACTGATGTATCGTCACCACGCTGTGACCTGAAGAAGCAGAAGATTACCATTGTACGAAAATCTAAGACTTCTGTCTCCCGAAAGAAGTATGACGATAGAACGTTTGATTGTGACATTTGCAACAAATCTTTTAGAAGGAAACATCATATGCAGAGACACGTGAGCACCCACAAGGACGTGAATGTGTTCAAGTGTAACATATGTGGCAAGGTCTTAGCGACGTTTGACGGCCTTCAACTTCATTTGGAGACCCATTCAGGTGATAAGCCATTTAAGTGCAACGTATGTGGTAAAGGTTTAGCGAATCTAGACACACTCAAAAACCATGTACGCACTCACACCggcgaaaaacctttcaaatgcgacacTTGTGGAAAGGCTTTTCCTACATCTGCCGCTCGGATTCATCACGTGTACGTCCATACAGgtgaaaagccattcaaatgcgactTATGTGGGAAGGCATTCCCCATGTTATATCCCCTGAGGGAACATCTGCGGACTCACACAGGAGAGAAACCGTTCACATGCGAAGTTTGTGGGCGGTGCTATTCTATATCCCGAAGTTTGAGGCGACACATGCGTACTCACAAAGGAAGGTTGTCCGTTAAGTGTGAAATTTGCGGAAATTTCTTGAAGAATTCAACGTTGTTAGAAAAGCATATGCTTAATCACACGAGGGAGAAAGCgttcaaatgtgatatttgtggaatTTCTTTCAAGTCCGGGACTTCACTGAAATATCACATGTGTACTCACACTGGAGATAAGCCTTTCAAGTGCGAAATTTGCCAGAGAAGTTACCAAAGGAAGGCGCATCTCAAAAGTCACCTTCgaacacactcagaaaaaaagccttTCAAATGTGAAGTGTGTGGAAACGGATTTAATTACCCAAATTCGTTAAAATATCATCTGCGCTCGCACATCAAAGATCATGAGTCGAAGCCCGATATATATGGTAGGGACTTAGAAAATTCTGCACTGTAAGAAATAATTTACCTGGTTTTTGTTAACGCTGGATATGCAGTACTTATAGAAGATTTTTGTCACCGCCACTGTTGCCAGTATTATCATTAACAAGAGAGATATTTCTAAAGCTGTCCTATAGAATTGAAACTTTTTCTGATCCCTTCGAAACCTTTTGTTTATTCCACAATCGCCATttcataaattaaagaattttcacttccgaaatcatcgaaactacctcagcgctagttttacCTAAATCTAGcaatttttcattctttcttcctcttgCCATTATACTCCATCGAATGTACGATCATTATAACTTTTTACTTCATGTGTTGTTTTTGATCTGACAATATTTTATGAGGTGTAATATAAGATACATTTCCTACACTTAAATAAGAATCAGGTACATAAGTATGctttaattaattctattcatgtatgtaatagaaattaaaaatgtacttctttttaaattttgatatataTGTCTGTGGAACTAAATGTATCTTTTGAATCAGATCATTTGTCTTGATGCTgaattcatttttatagtttGGGAATATGCAAAATTATCGAATATAATTCTGATGACATAGATAATTTAGTGACTATGAAGCACAGAAATGGGGCTACCGACGTAGCTCAGGTAGCAGGCGCGTTTATCTATTaaccggagttgcgctcaggtgcGAGTTCAATTCTTGCTTGACCTGATTACCTATTTggaattttccgaggttttccccaactgtaaggcaaatgttagataatctatggcgaattctctgcctcatatcgccaaacaccatctcgctatcaccaatttcactaTCCACCaactggttggcaagttggtatagcgctggccttctatgcccaaggttccgggttcgatccctggccaggtcgatggcatttaagtgtgcttaaatgcgacaggttcatgtcagtagatttactggcatgtaaaagaactcctgcaggataaaattccggcacatccggcgacgctgatataacctctgcagttgcgagcgtcgttaaatgaaacataacattaactATCCACCAATGCTAAATGACCTAGGACtttatacagcgtcgtcaaatgatcaaggaaaaaaaaaacacataaaacattaACACATTTGATCTTGGattgacatatttttttctaaaaatcttcattttaacaataaacgaaaaaaaaaaaatcaatttaatatttgaaagaaaaaaattaatacgaAGATTCATTAAATAACACGAAGTTTACAGCGGTCTTAGAGTTGATGCTTGTATTCTCTTCTACCAGTACATTGAAGGAATTGAATTCGATATTTACGTTTGACTGcagttattagaaaaaaaaacctgTTGTCATTGTACTGTACTGATATGATTAAAGTTTGTGTGTTCTTATGGAAAATCTCAAGCAGAATCTAGTAATATGTGTTACCGTACCTGATCTGTGATCGCATCCTTAGAGGACACTGCATAAATGTGAAGTATTTATGTGTTATAACGAGaagtaaaatttgtgttttttttttttaaagagaaattAGTGAGTGAAATAAATTGTGTGGGAAGCACGGtcatgataattttattatagtacattatgcaacgagcctataatgaagataattaagaagtgagtatggatatttatgaaacgagcgcaagcgagtttcgtaattttcatacgagcttcttaattaccattataggcgagtttcatacgactttttatgctcgaccatatttctaacttgatattattaattttaattgtatctgaccttcagcaatgttccgtatgttgtgagatgtgcgcagacgcgaaagtattgattttttccgaggaacagatgtccacattgacctttctaggccataagaacctacagagataacattgaaattaaattagacattgaaaaacgagatgacaaattgaatttatttgaatattatttacaattaacgctaattattatagtaacagaacataaccttctgcgacagtattggatttccagcctccgtgacttttcgctaattctctttcgattgcatatccgagaataatcgatacttgcggttttataacggtagaaagctgacctgtcattggctgaacagttgtaacttgagtcgtcattggctgaaagacctgacctttaatgagtaggtgtactttaatgacatgcattaaaggtctgctaccaggtgtataattactacgtttcggcatggtcgagcataaaatattaaaattttttattgatgacatatttgtgtagattacataaaacgcaatatacagtatataaaatttgTGTGTATACATTATGACAAAACATATCAGTCTTCTCTACTGGAATGAAGGTCACAAATACTCAACCCTGCATTATTCTTGTGGTTCCATTCTGGACGACAGGCCCTTCTTAAAACACTCATCACTGTACATCAAAGAAAATCGCTAGTGAAATCATTGAAAAGGATGTAATGGAGTGGCATGAGGGAAGACCATCATGTTCTGTCATCGACTATATATGAACTTTGGAGTATATGATTAAAGGAGACTGGCTTAAGTTGTTATGAAGTAATACAAACAATAAAGGCTAGTTTTCATTAAGTTACCTACTATATTGTGTGCACTGATTATATTGttacaggtccacacctgtggagtaacggtcagagcatctggccgcgaaaccaggtggcctgggttcgaatctcggtcgaggcaagttacctggttgaggttttttccggggttttccctcaacccaatacgagcaaatgctgggtaactttcggtgctggaccccagactcatttcaccggcattatcaccttcatatcattcagacgctaaataacctagatgttgatacagcgtcgtaaaataacccaataaaataaaaaatattgctaCAGAAAGCTATACAGTAGGTCATTCATTATCCATGAAACCGAATGCATTCGTGtgccgtagctcatagtaagaaccttatggtgggggtaagcgagCTAGCTAGCTTGCAAGTCGAAGCGTAGCGAAGGGAAGGACGCCTGTCAGTCCACTTTTCCCTTCTTTTTATGTGTGGGTAGATTTCACGAGATAGCAAATGGCCTATACGAATGCCTCTTTGTGTTCTCATATTGCCATTTATCACTGAGGGACTGAAGAACAATGCTCAGATGTGAAGAAAatgattttaacaaaaaataaattcttaagcTTATAATCTTATAACAATTCAGTCACTGATTAAGCCTGTTGAGTATATTTATTCGTGAATAAAACTATGTTGTATtgagaaattgaaattatatactTAAAAATCACAATTTGTAACAAAATTAAGTATACAAGTCTCCAATTTTGTAGCTAGCTGAGTAGGGAGTTCTAGAAACGAACTTTTGACGCTGTAAAGGAGAAAGAATAGTGAACTGATCTATGGTAAAGAACAGATAATAGAGTACCGGTATTATGTTTAGGGTGAGTGACCAGACAAACGAATTGAAGGGTGAGCCAATTTAAGAAATTAAACCGAACTGAGAGGTAATTTGGAGAAGAAGTGTTCAGTATGCggtatagaaatattaatgagtGCAtgtatcttcggtcctgtaatcttatcCACTGGAGAGTTTGAAGAATGGgtgtaatgtgatcatatttaccaGTGTTATATAACTTATGAAACGAATGGAGGCATTATGTACGCGTTGAAATCTTCCGGCAAAATCAGAATTTATATCAGTGATATGTCACAAAATGTGGCATCACCAGCGTTGATGGTGACGAATGCAGAATGCATTATATCAGTTAATATGAATGATTCACGGCATTCTTGATGTAAGATAATACGATTATAGAGTTTCTCTATATAACAGCCTTTTGCAGTTATTCAACATTTGCAAGAGGAACACAGATattaaggaaggaaaaagaaagagtaATGGGCTGGAAAGCGTATAGGCTACAGCCTGTGTAGAGTATCTTGATGAGAAACTCATATGAAGTGTATCTATTGAAGATCACGGGAATTCAAGACCACAAGGCCTTGACCCAGTATTCTGAACTGAATTTCAACAGAATCACAGAAACCGGTATGCCACCGGTACACAAtatgggaaaattttagaacacggactgcacctaccaaattatgtcttaaaaatactaaaaagagcagatttgtctgcgtttgtcgaatgcgcatcattatatttacgaaaaggcacgtttcagtgccaataatttattttgtgtgcagaaggttggaattttgaagtaacagGGAAAGGGTGCAGtccgtgttctggagtttatcccacAATATTTATGGAAATCATTTTCTATGCCGGATAAAAAATTGGAGAAACCTTTGTACCTACGACAGTCTCCAGAGATTTGCGCTATCAAGAACATGCAGGTCTACGTCATATAATGCCACAGTAAAGGAATGAGTGAGGGAACATCGGTGAGTCTGATAATGCCGGCTAGTTacttttggtaggttattttacgacgctttatcaacatcttaagttatttagcgtctgaatgagatgaaggtgataatgccggtgaaatagataattatacatcatggacacttcgcgtcggtacctttgatgtagcaggactaatttcaatgaccttcaaaccagtttgagcgtgagattctgctttctcccaggagttggcactgacatcacaccagctagcagtcgacacagcggaaatataacacatacaattaatacatctataaAACAACACATTCTTGAAATCTACTTTGAAGAGTTCTGCATGACTACGTGCAATAAAGCAGAATCAATGGTTCTAATTTCATTGGTTACTGTACGCTTTCTTTTAACTCCATAATAGTTTGTGGCCTGTTTCCGTCCCACTTTTCGCTAGGAGCTTATGAATATCATATAGTGACTAAAAATGTTACTGACGGATTATTTCTTCTTTTTGATGCATTTTTGTATTCGTTCTTCATGTTCACTTAACAGTTTATGCATGTGCCTCTCAATATATTAATAGTTACGACAGTGGAGTTAAATTCCAGGATAGTGCTTGAATGGGATGTCATTtcttagttttattattgtttataagaGGTGGGTATGTCACCCGTTCTTCCAACAGTTTATAATCTGCAATAATGTAGGTAAATTTCTGTTTTGACCTTTTCAGTTTGTGATGGATTTGATCAAGACGGAACCCAAAGGTGATCCATTGGCTCTAGAAAAAAATTATGACACAGATCTAGAAGAGAAAAAACCTTTACTAGAGGTAAATTGAAAAATGGTGTATATGCTGTATTTCCTTTCTGTCACTATTCGTCAGATTTTCTGCTACAATGTTGTGTTGCCTATTGCAATCAAACCTGTATTACTTATTTAGATGAAGCTTCAATACTTACCCCCATTACACCAGAAGAAAAAGGTTAGCTTACGTAAATCATGAACTTCTCGACTCAACATggtgtcaacagtaatctctgtGAGGCTGATATAACTTAGtgaattattagtatattattcaTTGGGAGGAAGAAACATGACAGACTTCAGCACTTCTGTGTGGCTGCTATTGCTGGTCTGTGGCTTCATtcggtttatttttctttttaaatgtccTACCTTTGTTACAAATCAGTGGTTCCAGCTCAAAGGTGATATGTCAAGTTTTGGCggaaatgagattttgcgatataTTCTTCATCCCTATGGTATCTTTTTTGTGACAAAAGATAACATGCATatatctattatttttctctctaactcATTGTTaacgaaacattattattatggttttatACAATAATTGTTCTAACTTTAAATACTGCTCCTGAAAAAGTACAAGAAATGAGACATCACATTTTGGCTTCGAGCCACAGAAATAGTAACTGGGTGCTGCTTTGCAACCCAAAGTAGGGGTTATAACacttgaaaaaatatactgattaACAGTAATAAATTACGAATTTTTTATGTTCTGTAGGAAGGAAAAGTATTGAATCCGCTTGTTGCTTGGATAAAAGAGGAAACCACATCGGACGTAGAACATGGGGAAGCTCCAGATCCGATTTTAATTCCTGAAGTGAAATGTGAAGCTAAGGTGAGTGCAAATTGTGATTTATGGTCGATTTTTTCATTCTATTTTGCTTCATACTATGGCCTATTTGATACAGTTTTTAACTCTTCTTTATTGCCAAGTCCTTGGTTTTGCTTGTTTGCTTCTTGCTATTTGTTTTGATTTGCAAGTACGGAAACGATTCCGTTAAAGGCAGTTTCTTTCATAAAATTAATCCATTTCTTCTGTTTGTTTGTAGGGGAATTTTGTAGTgctgatttattaattaattagttaattgattaatttattaattaatcagtttattaatttatcaatttattaatttatcaatttaatttataaatttatcaatttatttattaatcaattgatttatcaattaattaattaatcaatgtatttattaattaattaatcaatcgattaattaattaatcaatctatttatttattaattaatcaatctatttatttatttgtcagtctatttatttattaatcaatctatttatttattaatcaatcaatctatttattaattaatcaatctatttatttattagtcagtctatttaattattaatcaatatatttatttatttaataatctatttatttattaatcaattaatctatttatttatttatgtatttgtttatttgtttgtttgtttaacaGGGCAAAggcccaattacaatagacagtacagaataGTAcgtgtaatagtaatagtacatGTTCAAGATTTTGTTAACATTTGACAGGATTTGTAAAGTGAACTGTCTGTTATGTTACCAGGTGTTCTTTTCTTGTTCTTGCGTTCTTGGcgtttgtagaaaaaaaaagtgttgttttGCGTCATTCTTTCTTTTCAATAAGTGCTTCACTGTTGTTGTTGTACTTACTATTATCAAAGCTTAATTGGTCACAGGGGAGAAGGTGCTTTTTGTTCAGAATTTCATTGATGTTACATATTGGGCAGCTTAATGTTAATGTAACTTTATATTTCTCCATTTGGTTTGTTTTGAAGCATATTTGTATCAGTTATGCAGTAGAACTGGTAATGAGTTCATGTTTAAACCTCTCCCACAGAAcagtgaacagtgaaatgtttttgaagtgttggtgaaatcaggatagaatcagtgaaatgtgtcgtagttccagtgtagtgagtgagttgacagcgaaatgagtgtaatgtggaaaggtacttgttcaggtatgaacatatcatactcgtgggttttagttcgaacttagatttaagatacaaattagatttattttaaatgttattttaagtaatagtgcttcatttaatttaggatattccctattattattattattattattattattattattattattattattatgtgtatttttaattaacatgtttattattgtcattattgagtgtaattagttaccactgccaccgggtatatacccattgcagtgtgaataaatacatacatacatacatacacatatgtaGTTACATCTCCTCAGCTGATAAACAGATATCGgcgcaaaaaaaaaattagcagaCCATACATGTGGAATTAAATCTTGAATAGAAGATTATCGGGAAGTTAAGCTGCCCTGGCATTGAGTGAATAGTGCTTATTCAGCTGATGAAATTTGTTAGGTGCACAGTCGTACCTCGCATATCACTGAGGATGGCAACTTCTAGTATGCCAGTTGTGTCTCAATGTAACATTCCTAGTAAGTTTTCATTCCCTTAGAGTTAGTAtggacttggactctcactttgagagaggaacagagattaagggtgtttgagaataaggttcttaggataatatttggggctaagagggatgaagttataggagaatggagaaagttacacaacacagagctgcacgcattgtattcttcatctgacataattaggaacataaaatccagacgtttgaaatgggcagggcatgtagcacgtatgggcgaatccagaaatgcatatagtgttagttgggaggccggagggcaaaagacctttggggaggccgagacgtagatgggaagataatattaaaatggatttgagggaggtaggatatgatggtagagactggattaatcttgctcaggatagggaccaatggcgggcttatgtgagggcggcaatgaacctccgggttccataaaagccagtaagtaagtaagtaagtagagttAGTATGGACAGCTAATTTGTTATATTAGTCTGTCTTCTGTGGAAATATTTATGTGCACTTCGAGGGTAGGTTCGACATGACCTCATTAATATTTTCCTTGTCAGTTATATTTACTCTTCTCATCAGGAAGAGTCGTGTGGTCTGGACACAGTGAAGGAAGAATTGAAGCTGGAAATAAAGGCAGAGAAGGATGAAGTTTTGACTGAGAGGTGAGTGTTGCATGCAAGTCTTCAGATATGCGATAGTAAAAGTCATAAACAGggccatttttattctttctttgctATTAGCGATAAAGTGAAATATGACTGAGGTGCACCAAGAAGTTCAGAGCAttcgcttacataatgtaggtcgACCAGACGGTGCACAACCAGCAGGAaggtcattgtattgtattgtattgtatttattaacattccatggtattcatacatgcttacagctagaatatggaacaagtcaaaaatcttaatactattataaaatcttaatttatagtcacagtctagatgaaatatatacagacgatatttacaatatagtctactagtacaacacatagttttagtatcaatttcatgaagtgttattgaatgtcatgaattcacctacagaatagaaggcgtgagaaattaggtacttctttaatttggccctaaataattttatgttttgagtttcattttttatatcaatagggaggctattaaacatttttactgccatataacacactccattttgatagcatgatagacttgccgatggaatatgaaagtcatttttttggcgtgtatttatgctatgaactgttgaattagttacaaagttttcacgattacatacgaggaagactattaatgaaaagatatactgacaagccatgggcattatttgtagttttttgaaaatagtcctacacgattccctagatttggcacctactattattctaattactcttttttgtaatagaaatatgatgTTACTATCTgcggaatttccccagaatattattccaaaactcattatcgagtggaagtatgcaaagtatattgtttttaaggtattgatatttactatcttttgcatggatctaatagcaaaacaagctgaatttagtttgggggtaatttctttaatatgatttttccaatttaacacattatcgatttttaagctaagaaatttggttgttgttgtttctaatagggatctattgttaattattgcgctagaaatttgcgaggttgaatttggacaggatttaaattgaattatgttagttttgttataatttaatactgatttattgactgagaaccagtcacagtCATGCACCTTGCGACGAACTTTCTCCCGTATGCTCGGCAGTCCAGTTCAGTCTTTCTGTAGGAGTAGCTGTgatgacgttagattgcgtgttattgttattaaaagtcggaaaaataatttgttttgatcagaatatttttttctaaataaaaggTCTGACGGTATTTAACTATGATTTTTATAGCACGCCTACTTGTAACGGTAAATAAGTTCCATATAATAGCTGTACGTAAAGAACTTCTCTGGTAAACTCTTTAGTGAGATATTCCATATTTATTATAGACTGAGGCGGATTTACCAGTAGGCCAAATAAGCTGCAGCGTAGAGTGGCATGTTTTATGTGCGGAAACTTTTTGGAGGAAATGGACTTGTCTGTAATCATTAATCAGTTTGCTTAGCAGAGGGCAaggcaaaatattaaaaaaaactgatatCTTGCAACATTCTAGTGCCAATTCTCTTcctaaaataaattcataattcagaAATCTCGGTATTTACTTCATCATTCATCGAAATGAAAGAGTAGGAACAAAAGTTAGGCGGCAAATTTTGGGTGCTTGTGGATAGCGGAATTTAAATTGCGCTAATGATTACACATGTTAATGCAAAGCTAAGGTAgagtattataatttaaattaattaatttataaaagagaAAAACATTTGACAACGTAATTTTGAAGGCTGTTTACCTTGTgagtattttcttttttcctgttTAATTTGATACAGCATAATTCTTTGCAGTGTGAATGCCACATTAtcagaaaactgaaatatttattaacaTCTTAAATATTATGAGACAGAGCAATTATCCTTAAAAATCCTTACCTCGAAATTTACATTTTGGTacattgcattttttattttaataggttattttacgacgctttatcaatatcttaggttatttagcgtctgaatgagatgaaggtgataatgctggtgaaatgagtcagagatccagcaccaaaagttacccagcgtttgctcatatattattgggtggagggaaaaccccggaaaaaacctcaaccaggtaacttgcccctaccgggattcgaacccgggccacctggtttcgcggccagacgcgctaaccgttaagctacggtttgtttacggcgatcatcgccggcgattataaactcTGGCGATGgtcgtcaggaagtggtttctttatcagagtacatcgctgtcaattctcatttgttttactgccataactcgattcagTATTTCTACAtgccttctctaaatatcgattattgaacatgtatgcggcgatgtgcgacctgaatttgcttcagaagcaacttCCAGctatctgcgtcgcgtccaacgatctacgttggTGATCATGGTTGTAAAGAAGctgtgcgcattcattttaactgctagcgATGTGcacccggcgatgatcgccatatACAAACCGCAGCT
Proteins encoded:
- the LOC138698613 gene encoding zinc finger protein 234-like, with translation MDVVKMDPEVDPLTVSTTDDTHIKGKKTLSEEGNALKINTSGIKTEFVDPSCYLISEVKLEQNAEPITLPGVKYEVEEVSCDVGKVKEELKLEITTEEEGVLTERLTESQGSSDIETNINEVLTDVSSPRCDLKKQKITIVRKSKTSVSRKKYDDRTFDCDICNKSFRRKHHMQRHVSTHKDVNVFKCNICGKVLATFDGLQLHLETHSGDKPFKCNVCGKGLANLDTLKNHVRTHTGEKPFKCDTCGKAFPTSAARIHHVYVHTGEKPFKCDLCGKAFPMLYPLREHLRTHTGEKPFTCEVCGRCYSISRSLRRHMRTHKGRLSVKCEICGNFLKNSTLLEKHMLNHTREKAFKCDICGISFKSGTSLKYHMCTHTGDKPFKCEICQRSYQRKAHLKSHLRTHSEKKPFKCEVCGNGFNYPNSLKYHLRSHIKDHESKPDIYGRDLENSAL